The genomic stretch GGGGGGTGGTCAAGGTCGTTCTCGATGTCGACGGCGAGCACTTGCGCGTTCTGGTGATCGACCACGGGGCCGGCGTTCCGCCCGACCGGGAGGATGTTCTGTTCGAGCTCTTTGGCAGGGCGGATGCCTCTGACAGTGCACGGACGTCTGGCCTCGGCCTCGGGCTTCCGATCTCGGACCGATTGCTCGCGCGCATGGCGGAAACATCACCTACCTGAGAAACCCTGAAGGGGTCGGCAGCACCTTCGTCTTCACGCTGCCGCGGAGGGGTGTCACGGACAAGGCGGCCCCGGCTGCAGTGCGCATCGTTTCGGGACCTGACGACGAGACAAGGAGCGGCGAGCAAACATGGGCGATGCAATGAACTCGGGGGGACCAGTTCGCAAGACGTGGCAGGGCACGATACTGATCGTCGACGACAACGTGGAGCTCGTCCGAGGACTGACCACGCTACTGAGCAATGACGGCTACCGTGTTGACTCGCTGTCCAGCGGAGCGACCGTGGCGGAGTCGGTTGCGGTCAACAAGCCGGACCTCGTGGTGCTAGACGTGATGATGCCGGTGGTCGATGGGTGGGAGGCTCTTGCGCGCATACGCGACAACAGCGCCAACGACCGTCTCCCCGTCATGATGCTTACTGCCAAGGGGACCGAGGATGCCAAAGTGAAGGGCTTCGGCCTTGGCGCGGATGACTACCTGTCCAAACCTTTCTCGGTGCGGGAATTCCGCTGTCGCGTCGAGGCGCTTCTGAGGCGGACGCGCCTGGTTGATGTCGACGCCGACGAGAAGTTCCCGGTCGTCGTGGATTCGGGCACGGAGTTCGTCGACGCCAAGGACGTGGTCTACATCGAAGGCGTGCGCAACTACACGTACATTCACACGTTCGACGCGCGCTTCCTTGGCAGGTTGTCTCTCGGTGCGGTGGAGGGGCGGGACGTGTCCGGGTTCATGCGCGTGCATCGCTCCTATATCGTTCGCCTTGGCGCGGTGAAGGGATATCACTGGGCGTCGAAGTCGTCCTTCAAGTTGGTGCTCAACGATGCTGAGGGGACGAGTATCCCGGTCAGTCGCAAGCTCGTGACCCAGGTCAAGAGCTGTCTTCCTCGGTAGATTCGCACGTCGGGACGGCGCGGTCCGTGCGCGTCGGGCGC from Actinomycetota bacterium encodes the following:
- a CDS encoding ATP-binding protein → GVVKVVLDVDGEHLRVLVIDHGAGVPPDREDVLFELFGRADASDSARTSGLGLGLPISDRLLARMAETSPT
- a CDS encoding response regulator, producing the protein MGDAMNSGGPVRKTWQGTILIVDDNVELVRGLTTLLSNDGYRVDSLSSGATVAESVAVNKPDLVVLDVMMPVVDGWEALARIRDNSANDRLPVMMLTAKGTEDAKVKGFGLGADDYLSKPFSVREFRCRVEALLRRTRLVDVDADEKFPVVVDSGTEFVDAKDVVYIEGVRNYTYIHTFDARFLGRLSLGAVEGRDVSGFMRVHRSYIVRLGAVKGYHWASKSSFKLVLNDAEGTSIPVSRKLVTQVKSCLPR